The stretch of DNA ATATTAAACCGCCGATCTGATGATATCAGACCGGCGGTTTACTATCTCATGTCCGGCTATTCCTTGATTTCGAACGTGACATTGACCGAAATATTATACGTGTTTTCGCCCGCTGCGACCGGAACGGAATCTTCGCGTGCTGCCGCTGAGGCAACTTTGAACTGCTGCATCATGGGCCGCGGCATCGACTGGCGGCTTTGTTCGCTGATTTCAACAACGCGACCGACTTCGACACCGGCAGCATCTGCGAGGGTCTTTGCCTTTGCGAGCGCATCGGCGACGGCGCGTTTGCGCGCTTCGTTCAATGCTTCTGCTGGATCGTCATTGACGAAGGAGAGATCGCCACCCTGATTGACGCCCAGAGTGATGGATTCATCAAGTACGTCGCCGACCTTGGCAAGGTCGCGTACGCGCACTGTCAGGCTGTTGGAAACAGCATAGCTGGAAATGGTCGGCTCCTTCAGGCCGTTCTTATCATCGGGATAGATATAGCGCGGCTGGATGTTGATACCACTTGTCTGAAGATCGCGGTCTTCGACGCCAGCTTTCTTCATCGCTTCCAGAACCTTGGCCATAGCTTCGTTATTGGCCGACATTGCCTCGCGTGCGGTTTTCGCCTCACGCAAAACGGTCAGATTGAGAATGGCCATATCCGGTGAGGCGGTCATCTCGCCTTCGCCTGTAACGGCGATACGCGCAGGCTGCTTCGTCATCTGGTTCTCCTGGGCGCTAGCGGGCAGAGCCAATGCGCTCGTCAGCATGATTGCGGAAAAAGAGGCTGTGAGAAGAGAATTAGCGCGGTAGTTCATGGTATCTCCTTTAGAGAACGTGGGCAGTGTTTTGTACCGGTGCGGCGAGCGAGGAGCGTATTCTTTGCTTTGTGTTTCTTCTCATATGTTAAATCGGTATAAGAATTGATTTACCTTCCCAGTACAACCAAAGCTAACCGAACTGTGGTGGTCGCGGTGCAAACCGCATGCTTTTCAGTCGA from Brucella sp. BE17 encodes:
- a CDS encoding SIMPL domain-containing protein; its protein translation is MNYRANSLLTASFSAIMLTSALALPASAQENQMTKQPARIAVTGEGEMTASPDMAILNLTVLREAKTAREAMSANNEAMAKVLEAMKKAGVEDRDLQTSGINIQPRYIYPDDKNGLKEPTISSYAVSNSLTVRVRDLAKVGDVLDESITLGVNQGGDLSFVNDDPAEALNEARKRAVADALAKAKTLADAAGVEVGRVVEISEQSRQSMPRPMMQQFKVASAAAREDSVPVAAGENTYNISVNVTFEIKE